DNA sequence from the Podospora pseudocomata strain CBS 415.72m chromosome 2 map unlocalized CBS415.72m_2.2, whole genome shotgun sequence genome:
TCTCTGTTCATGTTTCTCCAGACATATATCCGCATGAATAGGATGAAAGATGAGCTCAAACCTTGGTGAGTTGGCTGTTATATGTAAGGTAGAGGTGTAAAGAGTGGAAGACACTCGGCGGTAAACAGCCGGGGTTTGATCTGACATCCGAGGGTTTGCTCACCTTGGTCGAGGGCATAAACAAAGCATATGCGGTAGAGGTGTGTCGCTGACCGAAAGAGTGTCATTGGAGGAAGATCAATTGTCAAAGAATTGGTAAGGGACATACTCAAATCCGCAACATACAACCTACACTCCTCCAAAGGCATTGGATCTCCGGGTCACCGTTGATATGTCACCCCTGTCGATGACACCCGCTTGAGCCTCATCGTTCTCTCGGGCCCAGACATCTGCCGTGATCCACCAGCCGAAGCTTAGGCACCGTTGACTGGCAGGGATGCTAgctatcaccaccaccatcaccaccaccaccaccaacctgcTGGGTGGTGCTTGGTCAGGGGTATAAGTGTTCGGGTCCCTCTCCCAACATCGAATGAGAAATATTCCCCCAAGTCGTTGGCCTTTAACTTGTCTCGTCCAGTTACCTATCACACCGTCACCAGTCTACAATACCCATGAGAGTGGAGCGCTAGACTTATCCGCCAACACTCCCTCCCGCCTTGTTCCTGTCGCTTATTCCACTCCAGCCGCTGATCGCCTACCATGGCCGACACTCGAAAGCCAGCCGAAGCAGGCCCGGCAAGACACTCTCACGGCGCACCATCAGCTTCGTTCCGTGCGTGTGCCCACCTTGTTTTGGAATTAGCTCTACCCCTCTGTCACTTGTCTTTCTGCCCCGTTGTCCCGTTCCCGAACACGAGCTTCGTCCTGACCCCCACTCATCGCTCATCTCACGGTTTGAATTTCATCGTCTAATGGATCACACAGCAACCCACAACTCGCCACGGACGTGGTTTCTCACATCCTCGCTATCACCGCTATGTATACGGTTGATCCGGTTATTACTAGCACACGGTGACTACGTGGTGGCCTGTCTACCACCGGCAGAAATCGAAAACGACGACAGAAGCGCCGAGTTCCGTGAGCTCATCAACGAATGCAAGAGCAACCGCAAAGACCGCGAAGGATGGAAAGATCGAATCAGGGGTATCCGGTGCGACGGCCGGGTGATGGGGCAGAGTGGTGCTGCCATAGCGGAAGCCGTCCAAGTCTTTGGCCGAATTGATATCTTGCTATGTTGCAAGTTTGAAGGTATCTCACATTCCCCATCTCACCTCTCCCATGCCCTCGCTCACATTTCCCACAGCTGTCATCGGCACGGTAGAAGaactctccaccaccccccggaCCCGCAACCTCGTCCGCGACCAGTTTGaaaccatcttcttctcccaagTCAACTTTATCAAAGCCGCCCTCCCCCAGTTCCGCGCTCAGCACACAGGTCACATCATCATTCTCACTAGCATCGGCGGGCATATCGGTACCCCGGGCATGTCGATCtacaccgccgccacctgGGCCCTCGAAGGCTACTGCGACTCCTTGGCCTACGAAATCGCCCCCTTCAACATCAAGGTCACTGTTGTCCAACCCAACAAGGAGATCcaatccctcaccaacaagatCGTCTTCGCGCCTCAGCTACCGTACTATGACTCTGATGTGAACCCAGCACCGTCGGTAAGGGAGATTTACGGGAATATGCTGAACGCCAACCCAGAGACGGCGATTGATCACCTTGTGGGAGCGGAGGAGAGGCCGGATGATATACAATATCGGTATCCTAAactgccggcggcggcgtatGACAagctggtgatggagacggtgCATGCCTTGACGGCCATTGGGGGACATGAGAACCCGCCGGCGAGGCATATTGTTGGGTTTGACGGGGCGATTGCTGTGAAGGAGAAGTTGAAGACGGTgacggaggagttggaggatttTGTGGAGGCGAGCGTGGCGGTGGATATTTTTGATAgtgagctgaagaaggaggcgaggCAGGGGGGGGAAAatagggagggaggagggggtgagcaGGGGAGGTATATGAGCGAGGATGTGCAGATAGGGATGATGTGAGTGATAACAGTGCTTGAAAAAGGAATGCTGTGTATATGGTTGGGTATTTGATATCAAGGTAGATAAGGAAAAGCGAGGTTATGGCAGATAACTAAGTACTGTTTGGTGATTTTTTGTATTTtaatttttatttttgttttgttttattttattttttaattttttattattattgTTTTTTAAAAttattttttattatttatttatttatttattttggttttttttttattccACGGCCGTCTAGAGCTCGGTATATAGCATGATGGAATAGCTCTATACGTGGTCATGAAGATAGTCTGGTGGTCTGCAGCGATCAGCCAACAAAATGTtttttgttttatttttCCATCAAACATCTCGACAGCTCAAAAATTGGACCCCTTTTCGATGCCCTTGAGGATTCAGGGGGCACCCGTTGGGGTCCAAGTTCCCCGTGGCTGACAATAGCGGGCCAATTATAGCGACCATAGCTCCACCAAGGTCACACCTCCCCGCCGTGGCACGAACCTAGCGGCcgacaccccccccccaattGGCATGGACTGGCATCGCATTGCATGTCATTAAAACAAGTCCACTCCGGGCAGGCATCGACAAGGCCCAAAATCAGGAGCTCTCTTTTCCTTACGTCAACTTTGAGGTCGGTCAGCTGTGTTCACGGCAACGGACATACCTATCTATCACGACGAACGCACTGTACTCGACGCGACCGACCCCTACAGCTCCGAAACACACCTCTCGACAAACAggagctcctcgacatgTCCCTGCCCCCTTCGCCATCATGACTCTCGATCCCTTCATACCCATCGCCCCGGCTAGGATAAAAGTGCTGGTGCTGCCCATCGGCCACATCAAACGGGAGCGCTTCACCGCCTTCGTCAACCGCCTCAATGAAGAGCACATTGTCCACCTCCGGGACGTCACGCCCGACAGCCGGCCTCACAGAAGTAGGCGCTCTCTCCATACTCTCTCCGCGCCATGGCACAACCAACTAATGTGATGTTTTCCCTATTCAGACATGTTCTCCCCCCTTGCCTTCCCGGGAGGCGCAATGTTCTACGAGCTCATGACCCACCagccctccccttcccacctcgccctctcccccttcgaCCTCTGGCGCGAACAGCTAGCCGTGATCGCCATTGCCGACGGCACAGAGCTAGGCGCCTCAGTCTTCAACAAACGCCactccggcgccggcggccGAACGGTAGAAGAAACCAACATCCGAACCCTCTACCAAGACCTCGAAAATCTCCGAGACCAATACCCAAAGATGCTCGCCCACCAGGTCCTCATCTTTGACTACCTCCCCGCCGGGGAGAACCCGATCCCCATCCCAGAAGGGATaatcaccatccccccacccGACAAGCTCAAGCGCACAACCATAAAGACGGTCATGTGCGACGTgtcctccatcatcctcgccgagATGACCACCCTGGCCAAGTCTTTTGAGGGGCTATCCCACATCGACTCACCCGGTGTTCACTCTTCGGCTGTCCACGACAGGATGAACGGTTTGGTGGGACAGGATGGGATGGCCAGGAGGAACTCGCAGTTTGCCCTCCCCGGCGGCAGCCGGTCCGTCTCAGCGACCGCTCTGGCAGATCGCGGCCACCACGCGCGCATGTCGATGCCTCCTGTTTCGTCCTCCAAAACGACGTcttttggcggcggcggcgggtcGAGTAGTTCTACGCCGTCGGTGAGGCCTACTACTCCTATAAGTGGGAACAAACCACTTCCCAACCCGCCGCTCTACACGTTTGACAATATCATTGGTCCCGCCTCTTCGGACCAACCACCAGCACGATCCGACCCAACCGATAGCTTTAGCAGTCATGACAAAGTTTCTGTCCAAGGTTTTGGCTCGGGGGGTATGGAcgcgaggatgaggtccaAGTCTCGGTGTCGTATCCAGGTTGTCATTGGGAGTTTGTACCTCCAATCCGGCCTCTGGTCCAACGCGCTGAAGGAGCTGACCGAAGCGGCCACGGTGGCCAAGTCGATCAACGATCATGTCTGGCACGGGAAAGCGCTGGAGTTGTGTCTAGTCTGTCTGTTGTTGCTTGGATGGGCGGGGATAGAGTTTGCGATCCCTAGCGTGCTGCTCCCGCCGGGTGACAAAGGGAGCGGGATAGCGCAGCAGATCAACGAGGCGGAGGCAAAAGACCCGAGGCAGGAGAAGTGGCTGAGGCATCTGCAGTGTTACATgcccgaggtggtggagaggataCTGGGGTTGTACTCAAGGCTGACGGCCGAGTGTTTGCCGCCTGTGCCGTGGAgcgaggcggtggtgaggtttgcGAGGATGTTGACTGCGCTGCACGTggctggggggaggttgggggaggagagcttggggatgatggttttgggggtggag
Encoded proteins:
- a CDS encoding uncharacterized protein (COG:Q; EggNog:ENOG503NTX2), with the protein product MADTRKPAEAGPARHSHGAPSASFPTHNSPRTWFLTSSLSPLCIRLIRLLLAHGDYVVACLPPAEIENDDRSAEFRELINECKSNRKDREGWKDRIRGIRCDGRVMGQSGAAIAEAVQVFGRIDILLCCKFEAVIGTVEELSTTPRTRNLVRDQFETIFFSQVNFIKAALPQFRAQHTGHIIILTSIGGHIGTPGMSIYTAATWALEGYCDSLAYEIAPFNIKVTVVQPNKEIQSLTNKIVFAPQLPYYDSDVNPAPSVREIYGNMLNANPETAIDHLVGAEERPDDIQYRYPKLPAAAYDKLVMETVHALTAIGGHENPPARHIVGFDGAIAVKEKLKTVTEELEDFVEASVAVDIFDSELKKEARQGGENREGGGGEQGRYMSEDVQIGMM